A stretch of Aeromicrobium tamlense DNA encodes these proteins:
- a CDS encoding LCP family protein has translation MSGLGARPTRVAQRGGLRRALVLILGTVVWPGIAQFLAGARRLGAVVMVAWVAVLTALLVVWFRFRPDRAQVIDWLTDPSVLQTARVAALVLAIGWMLLFVDAWRLALVRSLGWWRLGIISVVNVTIIALVTSTTYLSWNTVSASKEVVEQVFHETEVKSPLQGRYNILLLGADSADDRTGLRPDSINLVSIDAETGVPIMVSLPRNLQNVPFPEDSPMRTVYPYGYNCGSECLLNAVHTAAADRSDLYPKSKDPGLDATLEAVEGVTGLKVNYYVLVNMKGFSSLVDATGGVTMDIKEPIAMFGKDDAWKQVYIQPGKQKLNGKEALWYGRSRVQSDDYTRMGRQKCLMQAMLQQLSPEQVVLNAGKIAKSSAQMLSTDIPASELGAFGDLALKAKDQQIATLSVVPPEYSTVTPNFEQIRADVAALVKKSERQQKKAAQPKPTDSTATTQAPETQQTPEAPKTESPSAANNTDDLAATC, from the coding sequence GTGAGCGGTCTGGGAGCCCGACCCACGCGGGTCGCGCAGCGCGGTGGGCTGCGCCGTGCACTGGTGCTGATCCTCGGCACGGTCGTCTGGCCCGGCATCGCGCAGTTCCTGGCCGGCGCGCGCCGCCTCGGCGCGGTCGTCATGGTCGCCTGGGTGGCCGTGCTGACGGCCCTGCTGGTGGTCTGGTTCCGCTTCCGCCCCGATCGCGCCCAGGTCATCGACTGGCTCACCGACCCGTCCGTGCTCCAGACCGCGCGCGTCGCCGCCCTCGTCCTGGCGATCGGCTGGATGCTGCTGTTCGTCGACGCCTGGCGGCTCGCCCTCGTGCGCAGCCTGGGCTGGTGGCGACTCGGCATCATCTCGGTCGTCAACGTCACGATCATCGCGCTGGTCACCTCCACGACGTACCTGAGCTGGAACACCGTCTCGGCCTCCAAGGAGGTCGTGGAGCAGGTCTTCCACGAGACCGAGGTCAAGTCGCCGCTTCAGGGCCGCTACAACATCCTGCTGCTCGGCGCCGACTCCGCCGACGACCGCACCGGCCTGCGCCCCGACTCGATCAACCTCGTCAGCATCGACGCCGAGACCGGCGTGCCGATCATGGTGTCGCTGCCGCGCAACCTGCAGAACGTGCCGTTCCCCGAGGACTCGCCGATGCGGACGGTCTACCCCTACGGCTACAACTGCGGCTCCGAGTGCCTGCTGAACGCGGTGCACACCGCCGCGGCCGACCGGTCCGACCTCTACCCGAAGAGCAAGGACCCGGGCCTGGACGCCACGCTCGAGGCCGTCGAGGGCGTCACCGGCCTGAAGGTCAACTACTACGTCCTCGTGAACATGAAGGGCTTCTCCAGCCTCGTCGACGCCACCGGCGGCGTGACGATGGACATCAAGGAGCCCATCGCGATGTTCGGCAAGGACGACGCCTGGAAGCAGGTGTACATCCAGCCGGGCAAGCAGAAGCTCAACGGCAAGGAGGCGCTCTGGTACGGGCGCAGCCGCGTGCAGTCCGACGACTACACGCGCATGGGCCGCCAGAAGTGCCTCATGCAGGCCATGCTCCAGCAGCTCAGCCCCGAGCAGGTCGTGCTGAACGCGGGCAAGATCGCCAAGAGCTCCGCGCAGATGCTCAGCACCGACATCCCCGCCTCCGAGCTGGGCGCGTTCGGCGACCTGGCCCTCAAGGCCAAGGATCAGCAGATCGCGACGCTGTCGGTCGTGCCGCCGGAGTACAGCACCGTCACGCCGAACTTCGAGCAGATCCGCGCCGACGTCGCGGCCCTGGTCAAGAAGAGCGAGCGTCAGCAGAAGAAGGCCGCGCAGCCGAAGCCCACGGACTCCACGGCGACCACGCAGGCCCCCGAGACGCAGCAGACGCCCGAGGCGCCGAAGACCGAGTCGCCGTCAGCCGCGAACAACACCGACGACCTCGCCGCCACCTGCTGA
- a CDS encoding LCP family protein has protein sequence MHDDRTSALGGTYADPASATARIRFRRALTLAAMTLVMPGSAQLVQGNKRVGRIAIRIWLGVLALVAALVLLALLDRQLVFGLATNAALLTLGRWVLVGLAIGWVALIVDAWRLGRPRELARPHLAISTALHAGLVVATAAVLFFAAHTVSVMNGFTDTVFASNTVSKPHEGRYNVLLLGTDSGKDRSGMRPDSINVASIDAETGKAVIIGLPRNLENVPFPKGSVMREQFPNGFDCEGCYLNAVNTWANDHAQLFDAKEPGIDATMDAVEEITGLKLNYYALVNMKGFSKLIDAVGGVRLNVRERTAIGGIGSPIRGYIEAGEQKLSGDKALWYARSRVENDDWSRMGRQKCVMNAMVRQLNPQKVLMNMQDIANSSSAMLHTSIPRQDLNVFMDLALKTKSQPISSVSLVPPVIYTGNPDFDKVRRLVSSAVGTSEAREEVQKSALVTAKLPLLELGGEAQKKDPRKANRSADLNESC, from the coding sequence ATGCACGACGACCGCACGAGCGCTCTGGGCGGCACCTACGCCGACCCGGCCAGCGCCACCGCCCGGATCCGCTTCCGGCGCGCCCTGACCCTGGCCGCCATGACCCTCGTGATGCCGGGCTCCGCCCAGCTGGTCCAGGGCAACAAGCGCGTGGGTCGCATCGCGATCCGGATCTGGCTGGGCGTGCTCGCGCTCGTCGCCGCCCTCGTCCTGCTGGCGCTGCTCGACCGCCAGCTCGTCTTCGGCCTGGCCACCAACGCCGCCCTGCTGACCCTCGGCCGCTGGGTCCTCGTGGGCCTCGCGATCGGCTGGGTCGCCCTCATCGTCGACGCCTGGCGGCTCGGCCGCCCGCGCGAGCTCGCCCGTCCGCACCTGGCGATCTCCACCGCGCTGCACGCCGGTCTCGTGGTCGCCACGGCCGCGGTCCTGTTCTTCGCCGCGCACACCGTCTCGGTGATGAACGGCTTCACCGACACGGTCTTCGCCTCCAACACGGTCTCCAAGCCGCACGAGGGTCGCTACAACGTGCTGCTCCTGGGCACCGACTCCGGCAAGGACCGCAGCGGCATGCGCCCCGACTCGATCAACGTCGCCAGCATCGACGCCGAGACCGGCAAGGCCGTCATCATCGGCCTGCCGCGCAACCTGGAGAACGTGCCCTTCCCGAAGGGCTCGGTCATGCGCGAGCAGTTCCCGAACGGCTTCGACTGCGAGGGCTGCTACCTCAACGCCGTGAACACCTGGGCTAACGACCACGCGCAGCTCTTCGACGCCAAGGAGCCCGGCATCGACGCCACGATGGACGCGGTCGAGGAGATCACGGGGCTGAAGCTCAACTACTACGCGCTGGTCAACATGAAGGGCTTCTCGAAGCTCATCGACGCGGTCGGCGGCGTTCGCCTCAACGTGCGCGAGCGCACCGCGATCGGCGGCATCGGCTCGCCGATCCGCGGCTACATCGAGGCCGGCGAGCAGAAGCTCTCGGGCGACAAGGCCCTCTGGTACGCCCGCTCACGCGTGGAGAACGACGACTGGTCGCGCATGGGCCGCCAGAAGTGCGTGATGAACGCGATGGTGCGCCAGCTCAACCCGCAGAAGGTCCTCATGAACATGCAGGACATCGCGAACTCGAGCTCGGCGATGCTGCACACGAGCATCCCGCGCCAGGACCTCAACGTCTTCATGGACCTCGCGCTCAAGACGAAGTCGCAGCCGATCTCGTCGGTCTCGCTCGTGCCGCCGGTGATCTACACGGGCAACCCGGACTTCGACAAGGTGCGCCGCCTGGTCTCCAGCGCCGTCGGCACCTCCGAGGCCCGCGAGGAGGTCCAGAAGTCCGCCCTCGTCACCGCGAAGCTCCCGCTGCTCGAGCTCGGCGGGGAGGCGCAGAAGAAGGACCCGCGCAAGGCCAACCGCAGCGCCGACCTCAACGAGAGCTGCTGA
- a CDS encoding LCP family protein, which produces MPPSGPKDPDGYDWLYDDQPGRSSARPAASGSSIPPPNLPPPGSGKRGAKPPKERKPRGRLRLLWLVLVAWIAFLVLVPVVAWSKITKVDATPDGERPQDETTTWVLAGTDKRPKDKSRGRTDTILLLTYGGGGPSVLTSIPRDSIVDIPGNGRTKINAAYAFGGPPLLVETIESETGLGVDGYVEIGFTGLEDVVDALGGIEVCPKDDIKDKDAKLNIKEGCQEVDGKTALAYSRSRKAFASGDIARGQNQREVIGAIGDAALSPSTVLNPWKFTRVATTTAESLAVGDDVSMFSFGRFAWKLGKAMGGDGRSCTVPIADMSVQWDRERAVEYFKHLKDGTTDELGDLCTQDGLRK; this is translated from the coding sequence ATGCCCCCCTCAGGTCCCAAGGATCCGGACGGATACGACTGGCTGTACGACGATCAGCCCGGTCGGTCCTCGGCGCGCCCCGCGGCGTCCGGCTCCTCGATCCCGCCGCCGAACCTGCCCCCGCCGGGGTCCGGCAAGCGCGGCGCGAAGCCGCCGAAGGAGCGCAAGCCGCGCGGTCGACTGCGGCTGCTGTGGCTGGTCCTCGTGGCCTGGATCGCGTTCCTCGTGCTCGTGCCGGTGGTCGCCTGGTCGAAGATCACCAAGGTCGACGCCACGCCCGACGGCGAACGCCCCCAGGACGAGACCACCACGTGGGTCCTCGCCGGCACCGACAAGCGCCCCAAGGACAAGTCCCGGGGCCGCACCGACACCATCCTGCTGCTGACGTACGGCGGTGGAGGCCCCTCGGTGCTGACGTCGATCCCGCGCGACTCGATCGTCGACATCCCCGGCAACGGCCGGACCAAGATCAACGCCGCGTACGCGTTCGGCGGCCCGCCGCTGCTCGTCGAGACGATCGAGAGCGAGACCGGCCTGGGCGTCGACGGCTACGTCGAGATCGGCTTCACCGGGCTCGAGGACGTCGTCGACGCGCTCGGCGGCATCGAGGTCTGCCCGAAGGACGACATCAAGGACAAGGACGCGAAGCTGAACATCAAGGAGGGCTGCCAGGAGGTCGACGGCAAGACCGCCCTGGCGTACTCGCGCTCCCGCAAGGCGTTCGCCAGCGGCGACATCGCGCGCGGCCAGAACCAGCGCGAGGTCATCGGCGCGATCGGCGACGCGGCCCTGTCCCCCTCCACCGTCCTCAACCCGTGGAAGTTCACGCGTGTGGCCACGACGACCGCGGAGTCCCTCGCCGTCGGCGACGACGTCTCGATGTTCTCGTTCGGCCGCTTCGCGTGGAAGCTCGGCAAGGCGATGGGCGGCGACGGTCGCTCCTGCACCGTGCCGATCGCGGACATGTCGGTGCAGTGGGACCGCGAGCGCGCGGTCGAGTACTTCAAGCACCTCAAGGACGGCACGACCGACGAGCTCGGCGACCTGTGCACCCAGGACGGGCTGCGGAAGTAG
- a CDS encoding lipase family protein yields the protein MIRRLVPVLASAALVLSVAACTAEEDEPRSAPQGTAFYTPPADLSEYAHGDLIWSRELEGTMGLEQADVSLVLYAQQGVGGDTVATSGFVAVPDGTAPDGGWPVVTWAHGTTGIADQCAPTRADSTIADPAAIGTTSTRLQRWIDSGHAVVATDYEGLGTPGDHPYLIGASQGRAVLDIVRAARQLDPDLSDRVMTAGHSQGGHAALWATSMAPHYTRELDVVGTVAFAPPSHMSLAAEVGLSGEVAVPAALVAMILRGLEVAYPGKIPVDELLNAKGVKLYPQVREECLMDLLGPDRFGLAPMNRFAAKNADADLVRGPLDANDPSFPEVRGPILVVQGTADSVVPQVLTDSLAKAYRARGLDLTYTTYRGAEHTDVLDRSAKQVAAFTAEAFGG from the coding sequence GTGATCCGTCGACTGGTCCCGGTGCTCGCGAGCGCCGCGCTCGTGCTGTCCGTCGCGGCCTGCACGGCCGAGGAGGACGAGCCCCGTTCCGCCCCGCAGGGCACCGCGTTCTACACGCCGCCCGCGGACCTCTCGGAGTACGCGCACGGCGACCTCATCTGGTCGCGCGAGCTCGAGGGCACGATGGGGCTGGAGCAGGCCGACGTCAGCCTCGTCCTCTACGCGCAGCAGGGCGTGGGCGGCGACACGGTCGCCACCTCCGGCTTCGTCGCCGTCCCCGACGGAACCGCTCCCGACGGCGGCTGGCCGGTCGTCACTTGGGCGCACGGCACCACCGGCATCGCCGACCAGTGCGCCCCCACCCGCGCCGATTCGACCATCGCCGACCCGGCCGCGATCGGCACCACCAGCACCCGCCTCCAGCGTTGGATCGACAGCGGCCACGCGGTGGTGGCCACCGACTACGAGGGCCTCGGCACCCCCGGCGACCACCCGTACCTGATCGGCGCGTCGCAGGGCCGGGCCGTGCTCGACATCGTGCGCGCCGCCCGCCAGCTCGATCCCGACCTCAGCGATCGGGTGATGACCGCCGGCCACTCGCAGGGCGGTCACGCGGCGCTGTGGGCCACCTCGATGGCGCCGCACTACACGCGCGAGCTCGACGTCGTGGGCACGGTCGCCTTCGCCCCGCCCTCGCACATGTCGCTCGCGGCCGAGGTCGGCCTGTCCGGCGAGGTCGCCGTCCCCGCCGCCCTGGTCGCGATGATCCTGCGCGGCCTCGAGGTCGCCTACCCGGGCAAGATCCCGGTCGACGAGCTGCTCAACGCGAAGGGCGTGAAGCTCTACCCGCAGGTGCGCGAGGAGTGCCTCATGGACCTGCTCGGCCCCGACCGCTTCGGGCTGGCGCCGATGAACCGGTTCGCGGCCAAGAACGCCGACGCCGACCTCGTGCGTGGTCCGCTGGACGCGAACGACCCCAGCTTCCCCGAGGTGCGCGGCCCGATCCTGGTCGTGCAGGGCACCGCCGACAGCGTGGTGCCGCAGGTCCTCACCGACTCGCTCGCCAAGGCCTACCGGGCGCGCGGGCTGGACCTCACCTACACGACGTACCGCGGCGCCGAGCACACCGACGTGCTCGACCGCTCGGCGAAGCAGGTTGCGGCCTTCACGGCCGAGGCGTTCGGCGGCTGA
- a CDS encoding phosphatase PAP2 family protein — MALPRRSEVVVRLRDGILPAVFELTLLALVYVLYRVGRLVTIDAEQTAHANAAAVRGLERALRLSHEAFIQDLVPSVDLLQAANVYYVGVHFPATVAFLVWGFVRRPRAEYRWARNLIIIQTTCAVMLHMAFPLAPPRMFPQWGFVDSMTEYGPSAYDGASGAVANQYAAMPSLHVGWAVLIAVVVVRTANGLVRQLAVWHAAITIVVVTVTANHWFMDGIVACAILVVAMRLFPAPGVSRIPQLQRLT, encoded by the coding sequence ATGGCCCTCCCGCGGCGGTCCGAGGTCGTCGTTCGCTTGCGCGACGGGATCCTGCCTGCGGTGTTCGAGCTGACGCTGCTGGCGCTCGTCTACGTGCTGTACCGCGTCGGTCGTCTGGTGACGATCGACGCGGAGCAGACCGCGCACGCGAACGCCGCCGCGGTGCGCGGGCTCGAGCGCGCCCTGCGGCTGTCGCACGAGGCCTTCATCCAGGACCTCGTCCCGTCGGTCGACCTGCTGCAGGCAGCCAACGTCTACTACGTCGGGGTGCACTTCCCGGCCACGGTGGCGTTCCTCGTGTGGGGATTCGTCCGGCGCCCCCGGGCCGAGTACCGCTGGGCGCGGAACCTCATCATCATCCAGACGACCTGCGCGGTGATGCTGCACATGGCGTTCCCGCTGGCCCCGCCGCGCATGTTCCCGCAGTGGGGGTTCGTCGACTCGATGACCGAGTACGGCCCTTCGGCGTATGACGGCGCGAGCGGTGCGGTGGCCAACCAGTACGCCGCCATGCCGAGCCTGCACGTGGGCTGGGCGGTGCTGATCGCCGTCGTGGTGGTGCGGACCGCGAACGGCCTGGTGCGCCAGCTGGCGGTCTGGCACGCGGCGATCACGATCGTGGTCGTCACCGTCACGGCGAACCACTGGTTCATGGACGGGATCGTCGCCTGCGCGATCCTGGTCGTCGCGATGCGCCTCTTCCCGGCGCCGGGAGTCTCACGGATCCCGCAGCTGCAGCGACTCACCTGA
- a CDS encoding acyl-CoA dehydrogenase family protein has protein sequence MRGVPTFSTPGSSSVSDFFALSEEHQAIREAVRAVAEAKIAPHAAAVDEEARFPSEANQALIAADFHAPHVPEQYGGAGADALATVLVIEEVARVCVSSSLIPAVNKLGSLPVQIGGGEEIKAKYLGKLARGEGGFSYCLSEPEAGSDAANQRTTAKRDGDDWVINGTKRWITNAGESEYYTVLTQTDFEKRTKGITAFVVEKSDAGVSFGAPEKKLGIKGSPTREVYFDNVRIPGDRIIGDVGEGFAIAMKTLDHTRVTIAAQAVGVAQGALDYALGYVQERKQFGKPVSDFQGLQFMIADMGMKIEAARQLTYAAAGRSERGDKDLTFFGAAAKAFASDVAMQVTTDAVQLLGGYGFTRDYPVERMMRDAKITQIYEGTNQVQRIVMARQLLAGIQSTL, from the coding sequence ATGCGCGGAGTTCCTACCTTTTCAACCCCCGGGAGTTCGAGCGTGTCCGATTTCTTCGCGTTGTCCGAGGAGCATCAGGCGATCCGCGAGGCGGTGCGCGCCGTGGCCGAGGCGAAGATCGCCCCGCACGCCGCCGCCGTGGACGAGGAGGCGCGCTTCCCGAGCGAGGCGAACCAGGCGCTCATCGCGGCCGACTTCCACGCGCCGCACGTGCCCGAGCAGTACGGGGGAGCCGGCGCCGACGCGCTCGCCACCGTGCTGGTGATCGAGGAGGTCGCCCGCGTGTGCGTCTCCAGCTCGCTCATCCCCGCGGTCAACAAGCTCGGCTCGCTGCCGGTGCAGATCGGCGGCGGCGAGGAGATCAAGGCGAAGTACCTGGGCAAGCTCGCGCGCGGCGAGGGCGGCTTCAGCTACTGCCTCTCCGAGCCCGAGGCCGGCTCCGACGCCGCCAACCAGCGGACCACTGCCAAGCGCGACGGTGACGACTGGGTCATCAACGGCACGAAGCGCTGGATCACCAACGCGGGCGAGTCGGAGTACTACACCGTCCTGACGCAGACCGACTTCGAGAAGCGGACGAAGGGCATCACCGCGTTCGTCGTGGAGAAGTCCGACGCGGGCGTCTCGTTCGGCGCACCGGAGAAGAAGCTCGGCATCAAGGGCTCGCCGACGCGCGAGGTCTACTTCGACAACGTGCGCATCCCGGGCGACCGCATCATCGGCGACGTCGGCGAGGGCTTCGCGATCGCGATGAAGACCCTCGACCACACCCGCGTCACCATCGCCGCGCAGGCGGTCGGCGTGGCGCAGGGCGCCCTCGACTACGCGCTGGGCTACGTCCAGGAGCGCAAGCAGTTCGGCAAGCCCGTCTCGGACTTCCAGGGCCTGCAGTTCATGATCGCCGACATGGGCATGAAGATCGAGGCCGCGCGCCAGCTCACCTACGCGGCCGCCGGTCGCTCCGAGCGCGGCGACAAGGACCTCACGTTCTTCGGCGCCGCCGCGAAGGCCTTTGCGTCCGACGTCGCGATGCAGGTGACCACCGACGCCGTGCAGCTGCTCGGCGGCTACGGCTTCACCCGCGACTACCCGGTCGAGCGGATGATGCGCGACGCCAAGATCACCCAGATCTACGAGGGCACGAACCAGGTCCAGCGGATCGTCATGGCGCGCCAGCTGCTCGCCGGCATCCAGTCCACCCTCTGA
- a CDS encoding alpha/beta fold hydrolase, translated as MDIILVPGFWLDASSWDEVTPLIVEAGHRVHPLTLPGLESRDAPRADIGLRDHVEFVAARVDALDGDVVLVGHSGGGAVIHGVADLRPDRIARAIYVDSGPQPEGEPINDELPPDGDEIPLPPWDTFTEMDLVDMDEAIRADFEARAVPQPIRVGTDGISYADDRRLDVPATIICCEFPSQVLRDAIEAGDAWAAEVGRLREVEYVDLPTGHWPQFTKPRELARLIVEALERH; from the coding sequence ATGGACATCATCCTGGTTCCCGGATTCTGGCTGGACGCCTCGTCGTGGGACGAGGTCACGCCGCTGATCGTCGAGGCCGGACACCGCGTGCACCCGCTGACGCTGCCCGGCCTCGAGTCGCGCGACGCGCCCCGCGCGGACATCGGGCTGCGCGACCACGTCGAGTTCGTGGCTGCGCGGGTCGACGCGCTCGATGGTGACGTCGTGCTGGTCGGGCACTCCGGTGGCGGTGCGGTCATCCACGGCGTCGCCGACCTGCGCCCCGACCGGATCGCGCGCGCGATCTACGTCGACTCGGGTCCGCAGCCCGAGGGCGAGCCGATCAACGACGAGCTGCCGCCCGACGGCGACGAGATCCCGCTGCCGCCGTGGGACACGTTCACCGAGATGGACCTCGTCGACATGGACGAGGCGATCCGGGCCGACTTCGAGGCGCGGGCCGTGCCGCAGCCGATCCGCGTCGGGACCGACGGAATCTCCTACGCCGATGATCGCCGCCTCGACGTGCCGGCGACGATCATCTGCTGCGAGTTCCCGTCCCAGGTGCTGCGCGACGCGATCGAGGCCGGCGATGCGTGGGCCGCCGAGGTCGGCCGGCTGCGCGAGGTCGAGTACGTCGACCTGCCCACCGGGCACTGGCCGCAGTTCACGAAGCCGCGTGAGCTGGCCCGGCTGATCGTCGAGGCGCTCGAGCGTCACTGA
- the purE gene encoding 5-(carboxyamino)imidazole ribonucleotide mutase — MSESARVGIVMGSDSDWPTMEAAAQAVAEFGIAYEADVVSAHRMPDEMLEYGRRAHERGIEVIIAGAGGAAHLPGMLAAVTPLPVIGVPVPLKYLDGMDSLLSIVQMPAGVPVATVAIGNARNAGLLAVRILAAGDPALTRAMVDFQATLADAARAKGAVVRGE; from the coding sequence ATGAGCGAGAGCGCACGCGTCGGGATCGTGATGGGGTCCGACTCGGACTGGCCCACGATGGAGGCCGCCGCGCAGGCCGTGGCCGAGTTCGGCATCGCGTACGAGGCCGACGTCGTCTCGGCGCACCGGATGCCCGACGAGATGCTCGAGTACGGACGCCGCGCCCACGAGCGCGGCATCGAGGTCATCATCGCCGGCGCCGGCGGTGCCGCCCACCTGCCCGGCATGCTCGCCGCGGTCACGCCGCTGCCGGTCATCGGCGTGCCCGTGCCGCTGAAGTACCTCGACGGGATGGACTCGCTGCTCTCGATCGTGCAGATGCCGGCCGGCGTGCCGGTGGCCACGGTCGCGATCGGCAACGCCCGCAACGCCGGTCTGCTGGCCGTGCGGATCCTCGCCGCCGGCGACCCCGCCCTCACGCGGGCCATGGTCGACTTCCAGGCCACCCTCGCCGACGCCGCCCGCGCCAAGGGCGCCGTGGTCCGCGGTGAGTGA
- a CDS encoding 5-(carboxyamino)imidazole ribonucleotide synthase, which yields MTHEAPAPDVAVIGGGQLARMMQPPAIALGLRLALLAEGPDVSAAQVIGAHRVGSHTDLDDLRAAVGDAPVVTFDHEHVPPEHLRTLAAEGHECRPGPDALIHAQDKLVMRRRLTELGVPCPRWAEVGEPSDVVTFGFPAIVKTARGGYDGKGVWKAESEADLEEPFRAEGELLVEELVPFRRELSAQVARSATGEMVDYPVVESRQVNGVCSEVIAPAPNLDPALEARARGIARTVAEELGVVGMLAVELFETDDDRVLVNELAMRPHNTGHWSIDGAVTSQFENHLRAVTGLPLGSTTPRQPWAVMVNILGGAVEDLEAQRAVALAAEPDVKVHLYGKAVKPGRKVGHVTAVGDDLEDVLRRARRSASLLTDGVEG from the coding sequence GTGACGCACGAAGCTCCCGCCCCGGACGTCGCCGTGATCGGCGGAGGCCAGCTGGCGCGGATGATGCAGCCCCCGGCGATCGCGCTTGGCCTGCGGCTGGCGCTGCTGGCCGAGGGTCCCGACGTCTCCGCCGCCCAGGTGATCGGTGCCCACCGCGTGGGCTCGCACACCGACCTCGACGACCTCCGTGCCGCGGTCGGCGACGCCCCCGTGGTGACGTTCGACCACGAGCACGTGCCGCCGGAGCACCTGCGCACCCTCGCCGCCGAGGGCCACGAGTGCCGTCCCGGACCCGACGCGCTGATCCACGCGCAGGACAAGCTGGTCATGCGTCGCCGTCTCACCGAGCTGGGCGTCCCGTGCCCGCGCTGGGCCGAGGTGGGCGAGCCTTCCGACGTCGTCACGTTCGGGTTCCCGGCGATCGTCAAGACCGCGCGCGGCGGCTACGACGGCAAGGGGGTCTGGAAGGCCGAGTCCGAGGCCGACCTCGAGGAGCCGTTCCGCGCCGAGGGCGAGCTGCTGGTGGAGGAGCTCGTGCCGTTCCGCCGCGAGCTGTCGGCGCAGGTCGCCCGCAGCGCGACCGGCGAGATGGTCGACTACCCGGTCGTGGAGTCGCGCCAGGTCAACGGTGTCTGCTCCGAGGTGATCGCGCCGGCCCCGAATCTCGACCCCGCCCTCGAGGCGCGGGCCCGCGGCATCGCCCGCACGGTCGCCGAGGAGCTCGGCGTGGTCGGCATGCTGGCCGTCGAGTTGTTCGAGACCGACGACGACCGCGTGCTCGTCAACGAGCTCGCGATGCGCCCGCACAACACGGGTCACTGGTCGATCGACGGCGCCGTGACGAGTCAGTTCGAGAACCACCTGCGCGCCGTCACCGGCCTGCCGCTCGGCTCGACGACCCCGCGCCAGCCGTGGGCGGTCATGGTCAACATCCTCGGCGGCGCCGTGGAGGACCTCGAGGCCCAGCGCGCGGTCGCCCTCGCGGCCGAGCCCGACGTGAAGGTCCACCTCTACGGCAAGGCGGTGAAGCCCGGCCGCAAGGTTGGCCACGTCACCGCCGTGGGCGACGACCTCGAAGACGTGCTCCGCCGGGCCCGGCGCAGCGCGAGCCTGCTGACGGACGGAGTCGAAGGATGA
- a CDS encoding adenylate/guanylate cyclase domain-containing protein, translated as MSSPDDQQLVDVILAEQLHYTNAETAERGGLTPEQAARLWRNLGFPDPGEEMAFGDADVSAVAIVATAMEHEILDEETVFRLTRALGQTMSRLADWQVTILVDQLEADIVRGKSQSRAEAALELAQSSVPGFERLMVHVWRRHLAAAAARLTALGENDQALLTTDMTVGFADMTRFTALSNRLDETALASVVEEFETRCGDLITAAGARVIKTLGDAMLFVHHDPVHTTRISLDIITTIGARPKLPDVRVGLATGSVLSRLGDVFGPPVNLAARLSQVARANRVLVDQSTADALGDRFETRALPPRPIKGFGTLSPITVTERRSFRAR; from the coding sequence ATGAGCAGTCCTGACGACCAGCAGCTGGTCGACGTCATCCTCGCCGAGCAGCTGCACTACACGAACGCCGAGACGGCCGAGCGGGGCGGACTCACCCCCGAGCAGGCCGCCCGGCTGTGGCGCAACCTCGGCTTCCCGGATCCGGGCGAGGAGATGGCGTTCGGCGACGCCGACGTCTCCGCGGTCGCGATCGTGGCCACCGCGATGGAGCACGAGATCCTCGACGAGGAGACCGTCTTCCGTCTCACCCGCGCGCTGGGCCAGACGATGTCGCGCCTGGCCGACTGGCAGGTGACGATCCTCGTCGACCAGCTGGAGGCCGACATCGTGCGGGGCAAGTCGCAGAGCCGCGCCGAGGCCGCCCTCGAGCTCGCGCAGAGCTCGGTGCCCGGCTTCGAGCGCCTCATGGTGCACGTCTGGCGCCGCCACCTGGCCGCCGCCGCGGCGCGCCTCACGGCTCTCGGCGAGAACGACCAGGCGCTGCTGACCACCGACATGACCGTCGGGTTCGCCGACATGACGCGCTTCACCGCACTGTCGAACCGTCTCGACGAGACCGCCCTGGCGTCGGTGGTCGAGGAGTTCGAGACGCGCTGCGGCGACCTCATCACGGCGGCCGGCGCGCGCGTCATCAAGACGCTCGGCGACGCGATGCTCTTCGTGCACCACGACCCGGTGCACACCACGCGGATCTCGCTCGACATCATCACGACGATCGGCGCCCGGCCGAAGCTGCCCGACGTCCGGGTCGGTCTGGCCACGGGGTCGGTGCTGAGCCGGCTCGGCGACGTGTTCGGCCCTCCGGTGAACCTCGCCGCGCGGCTCTCGCAGGTGGCGCGCGCCAACCGCGTGCTCGTCGACCAGTCCACCGCCGACGCGCTCGGCGACAGGTTCGAGACCCGGGCGCTGCCGCCGCGCCCGATCAAGGGCTTCGGCACCCTCTCGCCGATCACCGTCACCGAGCGTCGCTCCTTCCGCGCCCGCTGA